The genomic segment ATATCTAAACCAATAAGAACTTTTTGTGTATTAGAGAAATCGCCTATAATCTTCTTTAAGGGAGGCGGTAATTGTTTTACAAGCGTTGGAATAGCCAGTATCTGGTCCCCTTTAGCAAGTTTGGGATTCTCTAATAAATCAATTACCTCAATTGAATACTTTCCTTTGAGATGCTCCTCGCATATTTTCTTTATATTAGCAAATGCCACTATCGATTTGGTTGTCTGACCGGCAATATACAACTTTAGTATCCATCTTTTTTTTTGCTTAGCCATCTTTAGACCCCCCTTTTGCTTTTTTGACCATTATTTATCTGCACACCCTTATCGGTTATTAAGAATTCCCTTATCTGATTAGAGTGATTCATACCACGTGATTTCAGGATGCTTATGATTCGGGTACGCTCATTACCTCTTTCCATATTCTGCGGCCTGATCCAGGAATCGCATAGGGAAGAGATGTCGATATCTGTCTGTTCGATTCCACTACGTACGCCCCACAGGTCTATTATGAGAAGGGTTATTTGAGCAGCCTTCAAAAAATCTATGAGTCGGGTCAACATTGCTTGTGCTTCGATGAGTGTGCCTGAATTCATTAAATTAGATATCGGATCGAACACCACAACATTGGGCTTGAATTCATTTATCATATTGTGTGCGTTCACAAGGTGTCTCTCTAGCCCGAAAAGCGCAGGACGAGAGGCCGCAATATGCAAAAGGCCTTTATCTATCCATTTTTTAAGGTTGATGCCTATATTGTTCATATCTCGGATAATCTGGTTTTCCGACTCTTCAAAAGCGAAGAAGAGACATTTCTCTCCGCGACTGCATGCAGAATCAGCGAAATGAGCGGCAAAACTTGTTTTCCCTGTTCCTGCACCGCCGGAAACGAGAATGGCGCTGCCACGATAATATCCTTTTTTATCGAGCATCTCATCAAGACCTTTTATCCCGGATGATATTCTGTCAGAAGATACCGGGTAGTCTAATCCCAATGAAGTGACAGGAAGTACTGATACACCTTTTTTATCAATCAAAAACGGGTACTCGTTGCTACCGTGTATTGAACCGCGATATTTTATTATTTTAAAACGTCTGGTTGAAATCTGTTCAGTTACCCTATGGTCCAGGAGAATAACGCAATCGGCAACATATTCCTCGAGGCCGTATCTTGTCAGGCTTTTATCGCCGCGTTCTCCCGTTATTATTGCTGTAACACCTTTCGCCTTAAGCCAGCGGAAAAGCCTTCTTAGTTCGGCTCTCAGGACATTTTCATTTTTTAATCCCGAAAAAAGCGCTTCGATGGTATCCAACACTACCCGCTTTGCGCCGATAGAATCAATTGCATGCTCAAGTCTTACGAATAATCCTTCAAGGTCATACTCGCCTGATTCCTCGATTTCACTGCGCTCAATAAAAACATAATCAATAATTAATTTTTTGTGCTTGATAAGTTTATTTAATTCAAATCCCAGTGAAGAAAAATTCTTTGTCAATTCTTCAGCATTCTCTTCAAATGACATATAGACACCCGGCTCGTTAAACTCATTTGCGCCACGGGTAAGAAATTCCATCGCAAATAGCGTCTTTCCGCACCCTGCATTACCACATACAAGCGTAGTTCGTCCATGAGGCAATCCACCGAATGTAATTTCATCTACACCCTGTATGCCGGTTGGACACTTTAGCAACTTAAAATCCGCTACTTTTGCACTTTTTGCTGATTTACCCATACTTTTTCCCTCCTAAAAAATCGTATAAAAAATAATCGAAACAAAGGGAACAGATGTTAATTCTCACTATTTAGGTAAAATTTTCTTAAGTTGTAGTCGCTTGCCCTTGGCAAGCACATATAAAGCACGCCAAGGGTCTACGACAACTACAATTATCAAATACCTTTTAGTCAACATTAAAGTTACCTAATTATTGAGCTAGTACAACAAACACCTTTTCCCCTAACCGCGCTTTTCTAATTTAAGCGTTATGGTTGTCATGTCTGTAACTTCATAGGGACCAAAGTATTGAATAGGCCCGGGGTAAACGTAACTTTCTGTTATTGCCCAATTATCCCTGTTGCTTAGCAAAGTTTTAAATGGGAGACCTTCAAGTTCAACCAGTGCTTTTTTAATGACCGGTTTTTCTTTGCCTTTTCTTCTTTCTATGTTCATCATCATTGTAAGAGGTACCCCGCCACATTCCCACTGGCTGGATTTCTTTACAAGTTTTTTTACAGACGATAAATACCCGGTAAGACCGTTAAGAGCTAATACTGCCGAGTTATATCCTAAAGCATAGGTGTAATTGGCGTCAAAATTTGAAGGTGCGCCGCACCGTCCTTCATACCCGAAGAAATGCGTGATTGTAGAAAATTTTCCTATATACTTACCATTCTTTTTAAGTTCTGATAATTTTACTTTTACCATTTCTATCAAAAGTTTTTCAGTTTCTATCTGAGAAACTTGCACGTTACCGTGCGGGTCTCTGTCAATCATCAATTGTGACGAAATATCGCTCGGGAGAGAAATCATAAGCGCCGCTATATTTTCAGGCAGCTTTGTGTGGATAAAATTCTTTTTCTCTTCAATACTTGACATTGATTTAAGAACTTCTTCATTTTCCGCTAAAACATCGTTCAATGCAGATATCAGCGACTTCATTTCCGGTATGAATTCAATTAAACCTTCCGGGACGAGTATAACACCAAAATTCTTCTTTAACTCCGCACGCTTCACAATAATATCGGTTATATATTCTACAATCTGCGAAAGGGTCATTTTTTTTGCAAGAATTTCTTCTCCGATAAGCACTATGTTCGGCTGGGTCTTTAATCCTACTTCAAGCGTAATGTGCGACGCACTCCTGCCCATAAGCCGTATAAAATGCCAGTATTTTCTCGCAGAGTTTACATCACGGCATATATTTCCTGTTAATTCCGAATATATTTTTGTCGCAGTATCAAACCCGAAAGACGCTTCTATTTGCTCGTTTTTCAAATCACCGTCAATAGTTTTAGGAACGCCTATAACGCTTATATTCACTTTTTCTTTTTTGAAATATTCCGCTAAAAGCGCCGCATTAGTATTTGAATCATCTCCACCGATAACAACCAGTGCATCAATTTTATTATCAGTTAAATTCTTCTTTGTCTGTTCAATATGTTCCGGGGTTTCTATTTTGGTCCTTCCTGATTGTATAATATCAAACCCGCCCGTATTCCTGTATTCATCTATTAAAGAAAGCGTTATTTCATTCCACTTGTTATCAAGAATTCCTGAAGGTCCACCGAGAAACCCGATAAGTTTGTTTTTGGAATTAGCTTTCTTTAACCCATCAAAAAGCCCTGCTATAACATTATGCCCGCCAGGTGCCTGACCACCGGAAAGAACTACACCTACTTTCACAACTTTACCTGAAAGAACCGGGTTTTTACCTTTACCAAAACTTACCATCGGCATCCCGAAAGTATTCGGGAAAAGTTTCTGTACTGTTTCCTGGTCAGAAACGCTTGTTGTCGCCTGCCCAATTTTCGGTTTTATCGATTTAGCACCATTTTTAAGCACCGCCGGCAGAACCGGTTTAAATTTTTTCCTCGCCACCTGAAGTTCAGACAACTTTTGTTTAGACATTTTATCCCCCCATTAAAAAAAGTTCTTAAGTTCTTGTGTTCTTATGTTCTATAATCTGAATGTCTTTAAACAATATGTACTGTGTAATGCAAGAAGTCTGCTAAAAGTCTTATATTAGTGTATAATTATAAAACACAATTACTGTTTTGTCAAGGATTTTTTGTTTTCAGGGATTGATTCGTCAGATTTGTCACGATTGAGAAGATAATGTGGCAAAATCACCTCAAGTTTTCTTTGTAAGATTCCTGATAGAAAGTGGAGAAATCATGCTTACAACAAACGAACAACTTCTAGTACATAGAATATTACTCATACATTGGCAAATCATGTTTTAATGGTATTGTATTGTCCTCATGTTTTTTTATTCCTACACCCCAATCAAATCTATTAATGTTTTCAAGTTTATATTTGCCAGAATATATTTTAGATTTTTCACTGTAAATTTCAATTTCTAAGGTTTCATTTGATATATCATAATAAGAAGATGATACCTTTGGGTACTTTCCAAATGGTTTATATTGTCTATCTATAACACAAATGCCGTTTAATAAAATCTTGATATATTCAGACAAATCTTCAGTATTAAAAATATCAATACGAAGTAATCTCTCATGTTTTTTATTTTGCCTGTATTCACTTACACTGATTGGTTTAACAGAAACATCCTTCTTGCCTTCTACAACTTCTGTTGTTGGATATTTCACAACACCGTTTAATTTGCCTATTTTTGCTAATCTTTTCATTATTATAGAATTTTCTCTTGGGTCTTTGCCATGAAAAGCCCCCTCAGATGGATATCCTAACTCCAAAGTCATTATAAAATCTGCCTGTTTTTTATTTATAATTGGAAAAATATTAATAACAACACCGCTAAATGACATTGATGAGAAACTCGACCAAAGAGCACCCCAATAAATCCTCTTTTTCCCAACACAAACAGCAAAAATTCTACCACTTGTAGGTATTTTAATTTTTGAAATATTATCAAAACAACTTTTAGATAATTTAATATCGTGATTCTTTATATCATACCAAACAATATCCTCTTCTTTAATAATAGGTTGGTCTTCTAATTGTATTTTATCTAAATCAATATTTTCCGGGCGATGTTCATATGCTTCTGGATGCCCCTTATCTTCGGGTTTTATTATTATTCTCCATGTTGATTCTGGTGACTTAGAAAGATAAATTGCAAATTGGTTGCTATCTGCTGGTTTACTATCTTTTGCCCATATTGCATCTAAATTAAATAGTATCAATAGAATTATTAATATTTTTTTCATATATTAAAAGTATCATTTCTGTTCAAATATGGCATAATCAGAGTAAAATTAAAATGCAAGATTTATTGCAAGATGCTGACATTGCGATTTTACAATTTCTATCTAAATAATCAAGTGTTTTTTAAACTTTTTTAAACTTTAGTGGATGTTTGTTTGTGATTTTAGAGAATACAGTTTTTTGGGACGGAAGGATTTACTATAAAACAGAAAAGCAAAGAGTTTTAAATTCTTTGCTTTTCCTTTTATTATATATCTGATAAATTACTTGCTTGCCGGTGCTGCTGCTGGTGCTGCTGCCGGTGTTTCTGCAGGTGTTTCTGCCGGTTTCGCTTTACATGCTGCAAGAACGATTGATGCAAAAAGCATAATTAGGACTAGTTTCTTCATATTATTCGTCACCCCCTCTTTTTAAGACTGTTCCAATGTTCTTGTGTTCCAACGTTCTAATATTCCTATCTCTTTAACTTGAATATTGTGTAATTATAAAATACTATTGCTGTTTTGTCAAGGGTTTTGTGTGTTTATCTCTCTTGCGATTATATTTTATTTAAAGATATAAGACATATAACTAAATAATCCATCCCGTTACTACGGGCTGTTCATAGGACATTTTTGCAAATGCAAAAAATGGGTTGAATAAAAAAATAATAATTATATAATCTATCCGTTATGATAAAAATCGGGAAAAAGGAAATTCCTTCAAATATACTTATGGCACCTATGGCAGGGTGTACGGATTTGGCGTTTAGGACTACAGTCCGTGAATACGGGGCAAAATTTTGTTTTTTTGAGATGGTGGATGCAATATCCCTGATTATGAAAAGCCCCAGGACATTCAGGATGCTGAAAACTACTCCAAAGGACAATCCAATTGCGGCACAGTTGATTGGCAGTGACCCGGTTAAGATGCTTGATGCCGCTTATATACTTCTGGATACTGTGCCTGATATTGTTTTTCTGGATATCAATGCTGCCTGTCCTGTCAGGAAAGTATTGAAAAAGAAAACCGGCGCCTACCTGATGAAAACACCGGACACCCTTGTTGAAATAATCAAAACATTGTCTAATAAATTACCGATACCAGTAACTATTAAAATAAGGACCGGTTATAGTAAAACTGATTCGGCATTCCTTACAGATTTAGTCAAAAAGATTGAAGATAACGGGGCGTCGGCTATTTTTATACACGGGAGAACCTGCTCTCAAATGTATTCGGGCGAGGTGGATTATACAAGCATTAAGGAAGTAAAAAATTCGGTATCCATACCTGTTTTCGGAAGCGGGAATGTTTTCAACCCGGAACTTGCAAAGAAAATGTTTGATGAAACAAACTGTAACGGTCTATTAGTTGCACGAGGGGCGCTTGGTACTCCGTGGATATTCGAAGATATTGATGATTATTTGAAAACAGGGAAATTTACGGATTCAGAAAAGGATATGGAAAAGAAGGGCCATGCAATGAAAGAGCATATAAAATACATAATTCAATATAAAAAAACTTCAACCAGAGGTAATGCCAGTTTTATAAGAAAGATTATGATGTGGTATACAAAAGGTTTTCCGGATGCAAGAAGTATTCGCGATAAAATCTGCAAAATAAAAACCTACGATGAAGTAGAAGAACTCGTGGGAAAATTGTAAATGAAATAGTTGTCTGCCGTCCGATAACTCGCTGTCATGCTGAACTTGGTTCAGCATCTTAAGTTATCTGTCGTCGAAAGTGAGATTCCGAAACAAGTTCGGAATGACAAAAAACACAATTATCAGACAACCCCCTGTCCCCGATTTTTTAATCAAATTGGTTTTTTGCTGTGAAACCTAAATATTCCTTAATAACATTTATAAAAATATCGCCGTAGGATTTTTGTTTTGCGGTACCTACACCGAAGACGTTAGAAAACTGTTCTATTGTTACCGGTTTTACTGAAGCCATATCAATTAGGGTCTTGTCACTAAAAACAATATATGCGGGGACGCCTTTTTTACGGGCGATTTCAGCACGTTTGGTACGCAGAATTTCAAAGAGTTTTTCATCTATACCTTCCCATTCTTTTAGACGCTTGCTCTTTCGGACTTTTTCTATTTCCTTCTTCTTAATTGCAACAACCGGTTTTGCTAAAACAGGGGCTTTTTCGCCTTTAAGAAGACTGTGTCCCAAATCTGTAATTGCTAAAGTCATAAACTCGCCTTCACGCTGCAAAAAACCCTGGCCGAGAAGTTGTTCTATCATAAACCTGATGTATACTTTAGTTTCGGTATTCATCAGCGAAAAAGTTGAAAGCTTGTCGTGTTCCCAACGTTCAACTGCCGGAGTACGGTCGCCTTGCAATATATCAGTTATGTGACCCGCCCCGAACCTTTCTTTGACGCGTGCGACGCACGATAATATTTTCTGACCTACAGTGAGTGAATCTTCCACCATTTCCACTTCGCCCAGGCAATAATCGCAGGCATTACAATTACCCTTTTCATAAGTCTGTCCAAAATAATTGACAAGATAACGGTGCCGGCAAGTAGGACGAACACAGAAGTTATACATATCCTTAAGTTTTGAAAGCATCACATCTCTATTGGATGTATCCTTGAGCATGTATTCCCACGTTCTATAATCAGCCCCGGAATAAAAAAGCCAGCAGTCGGAACTCAACCCGTCACGACCGGCGCGGCCTGTTTCCTGCTGGTAGTGTTCTATGGATTTTGGCATTGCGGCATGAACAACATAGCGGATATTTGAGCGGTCAATTCCCATACCGAACGCAATGGTAGCGACCATAATATTGACATTCTCCGCGGAAAATTCGTCCTGATTTTGCTTTCGTTGTTTGTCCGGCAAACCGGCATGATATGGCAGGGTTTTGTACCCAAGAGAATTAAGATTACTTGAAATATCGTCTACATCTGTGCGTCTGAGACAATAGATAATACCGGGGTCGTTCGGATATTTTTTTATTACTTTTACTATCTGACCGGTAATGTTACCTGAACGAGGCACTACACGGTAATTGAGGTTGGCACGGTCAATACTGCCGATATAGAGGTGCGGTGCGTTCATATTTAATTGCACAACAATATCTTTTTGTACTTCCTCTGTTGCAGTGGCGGTAAAAGCGTGAATAGCGATATTTTTAAATTCGTTTTTGATGATACCCAGTTGGCGATATTCTGCGCGGAAGTTGTGACCCCAGTGACTGATGCAGTGGGCTTCATCAATGACAAAGAATGAAAGTTTTACGCTTTGTAAAAGGTCCCGCATTTCATCTATCATTAATCGTTCAGGTGAGATATAAAGAAGTTTAAGTGCACCGGATTTTATTTTTTCTGCAACCGCATATTGGCTTTTTGCGGTGAGGCTGGAATTCATGCATTCAGCGGCAATACCCATATCTTTGAGGTCATCCACCTGGTCTTTCATCAAAGATATAAGAGGCGAAATAATAACTGCCATACCGTCAGAAATAAGCGCAGGCAGCTGGAAACAAACAGATTTACCTCCGCCTGTAGGCAGAACAGTAAGAGTATCGTGTTCGTCCATTATAGAAAGAATTGCTTCTTCCTGAAATTCGCGGAAACTGGTATAACCCCAGTACTTGGTTAATGTTTGTAAAATACGGTTTTTCATGCTAATTAGTGGATATAATACTTAGAAGGAAGAGTATTGCCTTCAATACTGATTAAAGAATAAAAAGAAGCCTCTATGGCAAGCTTTCCAAACTCAACTTATACCGTTTTTTGGAAAACGGCAATTTCTAAAAAGAATTTTGTATTCCTAAATTTTATTTTAAGCAGACTTGTCCACTAACCCCACATTCCTGCCTGCCGATAGGCAGGTTTCATCTTCTCCCCTGTGGGGAGAAGAAAGAGTTGAGGGGCAAGTGAACATATGTATTTTTTTAAATATATTTTTCTGAACTGGTTAAAACCAGAACCGTCCCCGATTTTACTCCCGATTTTACCCGCCTCTGTGTCCGCCACCGCCGGTGCGGCTTCTTCCACTACCACGGCTTCCGCCGCTACCGAAACTTCTTCTGCCGCTAAAGTTTCCGCCGCCACCACCACCGAAGTCCCTTTTACCACCGAAATGTCCGCCGCCGCCAAAACCTCTTTTACCGCTATCGCTTTTCGGACGGGCTTCATTTACCGTAAGCGGTTTACCTTTTAAATCCTTGCCGTTCATACCGGCAATCGCCGCTTTAGTCGCATCATCGGTCATCATCTCAACAAAACCAAATCCTCTCGGCTGTTTTGTAAATTTATCACTGATAATATTTACACTTTTTATTTCACCAAAAGACTTGAAAGCTTCCCTTAAATCCTCTTCTGTCACATCGCTTGACAGGTTACCTACATAAATACTCACTCTTCCTCCTCACCCATTCGGGCATTTTAGCAAACCGTTATGGTTTGCTCCTTGCTGATATATTCTACTATTTTATATTTTTTTTGCAACTGTTTTCTTACAAGGTAGGAATTGACAACAAGGAAAACGACAACTTAATGCCGACCAAGGTCGGCAACTACATCAACGTTGTAGTAGCAGAGCTTGCTCTGCCTGCATATTAAAAAGATGGTATAGTGTCGAGACATCCAATAGTGAATTATCATAATACTTGGTTTTATTACAAAAATTAGTATAATTACAGACTATTGCGTTTAGTTAGAATAAATCAATATAATTTTTCCCTCATCTTTCATCTTCTCCCCTGAGGGGAGAAGAAAGAGTTGAGGGGGGAAAAGTCACACAACTACTTTATGATACAAATATTAAATCTTACTAAGTCTTTTGGTGACCAGTTGCTTTACGACAATATAACTTTCAATATCAATAAGAAGGAGAAAATAGGGCTTGTCGGAAGAAACGGGCACGGGAAAACTACGCTCTTCCATTTAATTCTCGGGCATATGACGCCTGATTCAGGTTCTATCTCCATACCCAGAGGGTACAGAATAGGGTATCTTGAACAGCATATAAATTTCACGCAGGATACTGTCCTTAAAGAAGGATGCCTCAGTTTAAGCGAAGATGATAAATATGAAACATGGAAAGTTGAAAAAATTCTTTCCGGTCTTGGTTTTTCAAAAGAAGATATGGACAAACCATGTTCTATTTTTTCAGGAGGATACCAGATAAGGCTGAACCTTGCAAAGGTCCTCGTTTCTCAGCCTGAAATGCTTCTTCTTGATGAACCGAACAACTATCTCGACATTGTGGCGTCAAGGTGGCTTATAGGTTTTCTTAAATCCTGGCAGGGTGAATTAATACTTATTACCCATGACAGGGGATTTATGGACAGTGTTACAACCCATACCATTGGTATACACAGGAAAAAAATTAGAAAAGTAAAAGGTCCTACCGAAAAACTTTATAACCAGCTGGCTGTTGAAGAAGAAGTTTATGAAAAAACACGTTTAAACGAAGAAACTAAACGCGAACAGCTTGAAGTATTTATTGCACGGTTCAAGGCAAAAGCGACAATGGCAAGCCAGGCACAGTCAAAAATCAAACTTCTTGAGAAAATGGAAGAAAAAGAACAGCTGGAAAAAGAAGAGACTCTTGATTTTTCTTTTAAGTCCATTCCTTTTGAAGCCACACAAATGAAAAGTGCTTCAGAAATTACTTTTTCTTACACCGGGGAAGAACCTTACCTGATAAAGAATTTTTCAATAAACATAGGGAAAAAAGAAAGAATATTTGTTATAGGAAAAAACGGCAAAGGGAAGTCAACTCTTTTAAGAATTTTATCCGGGGATTTGCAACCTCTTTCAGGCAGTACAAAAACACATCCTATTTTAAAAACGGGGTATTTTGGCCAGCCTAATTTATTAAAACTGAATCGTGAAAATACCGTCCTAGACGAAATTATGTCCGCTTCACCGGCATGTGCCCTGCAGACTGCCAGAAATATCGCCGGAATGCTTATGTTCAAAGGAGATAATGCTTTAAAAAAAATATCAGTTATTTCCGGCGGAGAAAAAAACAGGGTATTGCTTGGCAAGATAGTAGTTACACCGTGCCAGCTCCTGATGCTGGATGAACCGACCAATCACCTTGATATGGATTCCTGTGCAGCACTGATGGAAGCTATAGATGAATTTGAGGGTTCTGTTATTGTGGTCACTCACGATGAAGCTTTTCTGAAACGGCTGGCAAAAAGACTGGTAATATTTGACAAAGATACAATCAGTCTTTATGAAGGCGGGTATCAGGACTTTCTTGATAATGTCGGATGGAAAGATGAAAGTAATTCCCGCGAAGGAAAACCAAGACTACATTTAAATAATCCGTCGGTTGACAAAAAAACGCTGGGAAAACTTAAAACAAAAAAAACAAAAGAACGCGATAATATACTCAAACCTTTAAGCAGGGAAATAAATGAAATTGAAAAAACAATTGAATCTTTGGAAAATGAATTGAAGGTGAATGACAGTGTTTTGGTAAAGGCTTCTATGGAAAGCGATGTTAAACAGATTACTGATATTTCAAAAAGGAATAGCCATATCAAACAGGAAATCAAGTCACTTTTTGATAAACTCGTAAAATTAACTTCAGAATATGAAACCCGCCAGGAAGAATACAAAAAAATTATTGATGAGATTGTTTGATATCCTTCGGAAAACAATATCTGATTTACGCTACCATCTTTCCTAATTCAATTGCTTTTTCACGGATACCGGTTATTTTCTGTACATCACCAGATACCCCTGCATTAGGAACAAGCAGAGATTTAAATTTCATCCCGGTGTAATCTGCTGTTAAAATAAAGGGCTTCTCAACTGCGTCTAATCCAATGTCTTCGTATGCACTTGCAATTAAAACAAGTGTTTTGTTTTTTAAGCGCGTTTCCATAGTACCGGCTTCATTGTCCCATTTATATAGCGAGAACATTCTGTCAAAGATAAGTTTTATTTGGGCGCTCGCTCCAAAGAAATATAACGGTGTTGCCATTACTATCACATCTACTTCGTTCATTCTAGCAAGGACTGATTTTGCATCGTCATTAATAACACATTCGTATTTATCCAGTTTCTGACATTTCCTGCAAGATGTGCAACCTAAAGATTTATATTTAAGAAATGCGGTATGGACTATTTCAATATCGGCACCTTTTGAGCGGGCACCTTCACTAAACCAATTTACAAGAATTGCAGTGTTACCGTTTTTTTTGGGACTGCCTGAAAGTATCATTATTTTCTTTCCCATAGATTACTCCTGATTTCCTGTAATTTTAATCACAATATATTTTAATGCATTTTTTTCATCCAATCGTGAACAAATTGTTCCGCTTGTTCAGATTTAATTACTTCCAATATTTTTTCAGCGACATACTCAGCAGAATCAGCCGGAGGACGGTTATTATTATCTTCTTCTGTTGACGGAGCTTCATAATTTTTACTCTTTACCATATTTTTATCAAAATCTGTCTTGGTAATATACGGGTATACCACACTGACAATAATTCTATCTTTTGACAACTCTTCACGTGCTGTGAGCGTTAACCCATTTAATGCCCGCTTTGTTGATGAATAGGCGCTCATATCAGGCAGATACATAAGAGCGGTACCTGAACTGATATTCACAATCATACCGCCACCCTGTTTTTTCATAAGGGGTATAACAGACTGCATGGCAACAAGCGGTCCCACTACATTTAATTCAAAAAGTTTCCTAAATTCGTTAATATCGGTATATTCGAGCGGGCAGTCATATCCTCTTCCGGCATTGTTGATGAGAATATCTATTCTCCCAAATTTATCGATAACTTTTTTTATCATTTTACCGATATCGTTTTCTTTGGACATATCTGCAGAAATTGCTGCTGAACCCTGCAGCTCTTTCGATAATATCTCAAGTTTATCTTTAGACCTTGCCACAAGAGCAAGCTTGGCGCCGTGTTTTGCGAGCAGTTTTGCTGTTTCAAGTCCTATCCCTGATGAAGCTCCCGTTACTATTACAACTTTCCCTTTAATATCCATATAAAGCTCCTTTTACTACAAAATTTAATCAAAGAATTCCTCACATCTTGATGCGAAGTTGCAACAACGGTGTCATTCTGGGCATAATAGTCTTTTTGTGTTGTTTTTTTAGAGCTTAAAACTCTAGAAAATCGAAAACTATCGACGAGACTTATATTTTTAACACTTATGAAATTTGTTCGTTTATTGAACCGTTTCAATAAACGAAGTTAATATTACTTGTAAGCTCGTCTATAAATCGTCATTTTTTAGGTTTTTTAACAACATTTTTTGAGTATTATGCCCATTGCGAGAGCCAATTTATTGGCTCGTGGCAATCCCTTCTTCGACGAGCTACATTTTATGAGATTGCTTCGCTAACGCTCGCAATGACATTGCGACACAGTCTGAAGCACCGAGGTAGGTCATTAAACTATCTACAAAAGACTATTTTCTACTGCTTTTATTGCGTCAGCGGCAGAACTTGTTATACCGCCGGTGTATCCCGAGCCTTCGCCTATCGGGTACAGGTTTTTTATATTTACCGATTCATATTTTTTACTTCGTGTAATTTTCAAAGGACAAGAAGTCCTTGTTTCAACACCTAATAATATCGCATGATTTGAAACAAATAACGGATAATCCTCCTTCCATATATTAAATGCGGTTGAAAGCGACTCGCATACAAAACTTGGAAAAATATCATTCATATTAACAGGTGCGACCCCCATTTTAAAAGAATTTTTATTTAATTTTTCTGAAATCCTGCCACTTAAAAAATCCATTAAATTCTGTGCAGGTGCCTCCCATCTTCTACCTCCTGCATTAAAAGCTTTCCGCTCAATTTCCTTTTGGAACTCAACACCGGCTAACGGGTCGGTTGATTTATAATCGTCTGTATGACAGGTTACAACAATTGCTGAATTTGAGAACGCTGATGACCTGCCTGAATAGCTCATTCCGTTTACAACCATCATCCCGTTTTCAGATGAAGCATTTATTACTTCACCCCCGGGACACATGCAGAATGTATTCACACATCTCTTTATTTTTCTATCGTTGTAAGTGAAGGAATAATT from the Elusimicrobiota bacterium genome contains:
- a CDS encoding RNA-binding protein, whose amino-acid sequence is MSIYVGNLSSDVTEEDLREAFKSFGEIKSVNIISDKFTKQPRGFGFVEMMTDDATKAAIAGMNGKDLKGKPLTVNEARPKSDSGKRGFGGGGHFGGKRDFGGGGGGNFSGRRSFGSGGSRGSGRSRTGGGGHRGG
- the recQ gene encoding DNA helicase RecQ; its protein translation is MKNRILQTLTKYWGYTSFREFQEEAILSIMDEHDTLTVLPTGGGKSVCFQLPALISDGMAVIISPLISLMKDQVDDLKDMGIAAECMNSSLTAKSQYAVAEKIKSGALKLLYISPERLMIDEMRDLLQSVKLSFFVIDEAHCISHWGHNFRAEYRQLGIIKNEFKNIAIHAFTATATEEVQKDIVVQLNMNAPHLYIGSIDRANLNYRVVPRSGNITGQIVKVIKKYPNDPGIIYCLRRTDVDDISSNLNSLGYKTLPYHAGLPDKQRKQNQDEFSAENVNIMVATIAFGMGIDRSNIRYVVHAAMPKSIEHYQQETGRAGRDGLSSDCWLFYSGADYRTWEYMLKDTSNRDVMLSKLKDMYNFCVRPTCRHRYLVNYFGQTYEKGNCNACDYCLGEVEMVEDSLTVGQKILSCVARVKERFGAGHITDILQGDRTPAVERWEHDKLSTFSLMNTETKVYIRFMIEQLLGQGFLQREGEFMTLAITDLGHSLLKGEKAPVLAKPVVAIKKKEIEKVRKSKRLKEWEGIDEKLFEILRTKRAEIARKKGVPAYIVFSDKTLIDMASVKPVTIEQFSNVFGVGTAKQKSYGDIFINVIKEYLGFTAKNQFD
- a CDS encoding flavodoxin family protein is translated as MGKKIMILSGSPKKNGNTAILVNWFSEGARSKGADIEIVHTAFLKYKSLGCTSCRKCQKLDKYECVINDDAKSVLARMNEVDVIVMATPLYFFGASAQIKLIFDRMFSLYKWDNEAGTMETRLKNKTLVLIASAYEDIGLDAVEKPFILTADYTGMKFKSLLVPNAGVSGDVQKITGIREKAIELGKMVA
- a CDS encoding SDR family NAD(P)-dependent oxidoreductase, whose amino-acid sequence is MDIKGKVVIVTGASSGIGLETAKLLAKHGAKLALVARSKDKLEILSKELQGSAAISADMSKENDIGKMIKKVIDKFGRIDILINNAGRGYDCPLEYTDINEFRKLFELNVVGPLVAMQSVIPLMKKQGGGMIVNISSGTALMYLPDMSAYSSTKRALNGLTLTAREELSKDRIIVSVVYPYITKTDFDKNMVKSKNYEAPSTEEDNNNRPPADSAEYVAEKILEVIKSEQAEQFVHDWMKKMH